The following proteins come from a genomic window of Mycobacterium sp. DL:
- the alaS gene encoding alanine--tRNA ligase, translating into MQTHEIRKRFLDHFVNAGHTEVPSASVILDDPNLLFVNAGMVQFVPFFLGQRTPPWDRATSVQKCIRTPDIDEVGITTRHNTFFQMAGNFSFGDYFKAGAIELAWTLLTGPVEQGGYGFDPEKLWATVYLDDDEAAQLWQDIAGMPPERIQRRGMADNYWSMGIPGPCGPSSEIYYDRGPDYGVEGGPEANEDRYIEIWNLVFMQNERGEGTSKDDFEILGPLPRKNIDTGMGVERVACLLQGVDNVYETDLLRPAIDLVAAQAPRGYGQGVHDDDVRYRIIADHSRTAAIIIADGISPGNEGRGYVLRRLLRRIIRAAKLLGVEQPVMADLMTCVRDAMGPSYPVLVTDFDRIQRIAVAEETAFNRTLASGSRLFDDAARATKAAGAAVLSGTDAFTLHDTYGFPIELTLEMAAEADLSVDEEGFRGLMAEQRQRAKADAAARKQAHADLSAYRDLVDAGPTQFTGFDELTTEARILGIFVDGKRVPVVAHGSDGAGSRVELILDRSPFYAESGGQIADEGTVTGTGASETSKAAVTDVQKIAKTLWAHRVNVESGEFVEGDTIVAAVDPRWRHGATQGHSGTHMVHAALRQVLGPNAVQAGSLNRPGYLRFDFNWQGALSEDQRTQIEEVTNEAVEADFEVHSFTTDLEKAKSMGAMALFGEAYPDEVRVVEIGGPFSLELCGGTHVRNSAQIGPVTILGESSVGSGIRRVEAYVGLDSFRHLAKERALMAGLASTLKVPSDEVPGRVANLVERLRAAEKELDRLRMAGARAAAANAAAGAEEIGKVRVVAQRMAGGMSAGDLRSLVGDIRGKLGSDPAVVALTAEGDNDSVPYVVAVNQAAQDLGLRADDLVKLMATAVNGRGGGKADLAQGSGKGAAGIDAALAAIRAEIGRR; encoded by the coding sequence GTGCAGACACACGAGATCAGGAAGCGCTTCCTTGATCATTTCGTGAACGCGGGCCACACCGAGGTGCCCAGCGCTTCGGTGATCCTCGACGACCCCAACCTGCTGTTCGTCAATGCCGGCATGGTCCAGTTCGTCCCGTTCTTCCTCGGCCAGCGCACCCCGCCGTGGGATCGGGCAACCAGCGTCCAGAAATGCATCCGTACACCTGACATCGACGAAGTCGGGATCACCACCCGCCACAACACGTTCTTCCAGATGGCAGGCAACTTCTCCTTCGGTGACTACTTCAAAGCCGGGGCCATCGAGTTGGCGTGGACGCTGCTGACCGGACCCGTCGAGCAGGGTGGCTACGGGTTTGATCCCGAAAAGCTCTGGGCCACCGTTTATCTGGACGACGACGAGGCCGCCCAACTGTGGCAGGACATCGCCGGGATGCCGCCTGAGCGCATTCAGCGTCGCGGCATGGCCGACAACTACTGGTCCATGGGAATCCCCGGGCCGTGCGGTCCGTCCTCGGAGATCTACTACGACCGTGGACCCGACTACGGCGTGGAGGGCGGGCCCGAGGCGAACGAGGACCGCTACATCGAGATCTGGAATCTCGTGTTCATGCAGAACGAACGCGGCGAAGGCACGTCGAAGGACGACTTCGAGATTCTTGGCCCGCTGCCGCGCAAGAACATCGACACCGGCATGGGCGTCGAGAGGGTGGCCTGCCTTCTCCAGGGCGTGGACAACGTCTACGAGACCGACCTGCTGCGCCCCGCGATCGACCTGGTGGCCGCTCAGGCACCTCGGGGTTACGGGCAGGGCGTTCACGATGACGACGTTCGCTACCGGATCATCGCCGACCACAGTCGAACCGCGGCGATCATCATCGCCGACGGAATCAGCCCCGGCAACGAGGGCCGCGGGTACGTGCTGCGCCGATTGCTCCGCCGGATCATCCGCGCCGCGAAACTGCTCGGGGTCGAACAGCCCGTCATGGCCGACCTGATGACCTGCGTGCGCGACGCCATGGGGCCGTCGTATCCGGTCCTGGTCACCGACTTCGATCGAATCCAGCGTATTGCGGTGGCCGAAGAGACCGCGTTCAACCGCACACTGGCTTCGGGGTCGCGGTTGTTCGACGACGCGGCCCGGGCCACCAAGGCCGCCGGCGCTGCGGTGCTGTCGGGAACCGATGCGTTCACGCTGCACGACACGTACGGGTTTCCCATCGAACTGACCCTCGAGATGGCCGCCGAGGCCGATCTCAGTGTGGACGAGGAAGGCTTCCGCGGCCTGATGGCCGAGCAGCGGCAACGCGCCAAAGCCGATGCCGCCGCACGTAAGCAGGCCCACGCAGACCTGTCGGCATATCGTGATCTCGTCGACGCCGGACCGACGCAGTTCACCGGGTTCGACGAATTGACCACCGAGGCAAGAATTCTCGGAATCTTTGTGGACGGTAAACGGGTTCCGGTGGTGGCGCACGGTTCCGACGGTGCGGGGTCCCGCGTCGAGTTGATCCTGGATCGCAGCCCGTTCTACGCCGAGTCGGGTGGCCAGATCGCCGACGAGGGCACCGTCACCGGCACCGGTGCATCGGAGACGTCGAAAGCCGCGGTGACCGACGTCCAGAAGATCGCCAAGACACTGTGGGCGCACCGCGTCAACGTCGAGTCGGGCGAGTTCGTCGAGGGTGACACGATCGTCGCCGCCGTCGATCCGCGCTGGCGCCACGGGGCCACCCAGGGTCATTCGGGCACGCACATGGTGCACGCGGCCCTGCGGCAGGTGCTGGGCCCCAACGCCGTTCAGGCCGGCTCCCTGAACCGCCCCGGTTACCTGCGATTCGACTTCAATTGGCAGGGCGCGCTCAGCGAAGACCAACGCACCCAGATAGAAGAGGTCACCAACGAAGCGGTCGAGGCCGACTTCGAGGTGCACAGCTTCACCACCGATCTGGAGAAGGCGAAGTCCATGGGTGCGATGGCGCTCTTCGGCGAGGCCTATCCCGACGAGGTCAGGGTGGTCGAGATCGGCGGGCCGTTCTCGCTGGAGTTGTGTGGCGGTACCCACGTTCGCAATTCGGCGCAGATCGGTCCCGTCACGATCCTCGGGGAGTCGTCGGTCGGGTCGGGCATTCGGCGCGTGGAGGCCTACGTCGGGCTGGATTCGTTCCGGCACCTGGCCAAGGAGCGTGCGCTGATGGCCGGGCTCGCGTCGACGCTGAAGGTGCCCTCGGACGAAGTGCCGGGGCGCGTCGCCAATCTCGTGGAACGACTGCGCGCAGCCGAGAAGGAACTCGACCGTCTGCGGATGGCCGGTGCACGCGCCGCAGCAGCGAACGCCGCCGCCGGGGCCGAGGAGATCGGTAAGGTCCGGGTCGTGGCGCAGCGGATGGCCGGCGGGATGTCGGCGGGCGATCTGCGGTCGCTCGTCGGCGACATCCGCGGCAAGCTCGGAAGCGACCCGGCCGTGGTGGCACTGACTGCGGAGGGCGACAACGATTCCGTTCCGTATGTGGTTGCGGTGAACCAGGCCGCACAGGATCTCGGGCTGCGGGCCGACGATCTCGTCAAGCTCATGGCTACTGCGGTCAACGGCCGCGGTGGGGGCAAGGCGGACCTGGCGCAGGGTTCAGGTAAGGGCGCTGCGGGTATCGACGCGGCACTGGCGGCGATACGCGCAGAGATCGGCCGGAGATAA
- a CDS encoding putative zinc-binding metallopeptidase → MRDFNCPNCGQRLSFENSVCLNCGSSLGFSLDDMALLVIAPPAESEHAGAVDASQYRLCANLHLAKCNWIVERSPVAQLCVSCALTRTRPNDGDTVALASFAAAEKAKRRLIAELQELKLPIVGRDEDPQYGLAFDLLSSQFEKVFTGHEDGLITLDLAEGDDVHREQLRISMDEPYRTLLGHFRHEIGHYYQYRLIGTSDDYLRRYHELFGDPEADYQAALDRHYSEGAPVGWVNNYVSSYATMHPAEDWAETFAHYLHIRDTLDTAAAFGMAPAGATFDRRVLGPSGFDMIIEMWLPLAWALNMVNRSMGRGDLYPFVLPPAVLDKMRFIHTVIDEVTSDPTKLAVASGGQQQTQVS, encoded by the coding sequence ATGCGTGACTTCAATTGTCCGAACTGCGGACAGCGGTTGTCGTTCGAGAATTCGGTCTGTCTCAACTGCGGTAGCTCACTTGGTTTTTCGCTCGACGACATGGCGCTCCTGGTGATCGCGCCCCCCGCCGAGAGTGAACACGCGGGGGCCGTCGACGCAAGCCAGTATCGGCTGTGCGCGAATCTTCACCTTGCCAAATGCAATTGGATCGTGGAGCGCAGCCCGGTCGCCCAGCTCTGTGTCTCGTGCGCGCTCACCCGCACCCGGCCCAACGACGGGGACACCGTTGCGCTGGCATCGTTCGCCGCCGCGGAGAAGGCCAAGCGCAGGCTGATTGCCGAGCTCCAGGAGTTGAAGCTGCCGATCGTCGGGCGTGACGAGGACCCGCAGTACGGACTGGCGTTCGACCTGTTGTCCAGCCAGTTCGAGAAGGTGTTCACCGGCCACGAAGACGGTTTGATCACACTGGACCTCGCCGAGGGTGACGACGTGCACCGCGAGCAGTTGCGCATCTCCATGGACGAGCCGTACCGAACGCTGCTGGGCCACTTCCGGCACGAGATCGGGCATTACTACCAGTACCGGTTGATCGGCACCTCCGACGACTACCTGCGGCGCTACCACGAGTTGTTCGGCGACCCCGAGGCCGACTACCAGGCAGCGCTCGACCGGCACTACAGCGAGGGCGCGCCGGTTGGCTGGGTCAACAACTACGTCTCGTCCTACGCGACGATGCACCCCGCCGAGGATTGGGCCGAGACGTTCGCCCACTACCTGCACATCCGCGACACTCTCGACACCGCCGCGGCCTTCGGGATGGCCCCGGCCGGGGCGACCTTCGACCGTAGAGTGCTGGGTCCCAGTGGATTCGACATGATCATCGAAATGTGGCTGCCCCTGGCATGGGCGTTGAACATGGTGAATCGGTCGATGGGCAGAGGCGACCTCTATCCGTTCGTCCTGCCGCCCGCGGTTCTGGACAAGATGCGGTTCATCCACACCGTCATCGACGAAGTGACCTCCGATCCCACCAAACTCGCGGTGGCCTCGGGTGGCCAGCAGCAAACGCAGGTCTCTTAG
- a CDS encoding replication-associated recombination protein A yields MSDSLFDVPGSEPDRGTGDGLGGGSSSPLAVRMRPATLDEVVGQQHLLKPNSPLRRMIEGSGAASVILYGPPGTGKTTLASLISQATGRRFEALSALSAGVKEVRAVIDTARQASMRGGQTVLFIDEVHRFSKTQQDALLAAVENRVVLLVAATTENPSFSVVAPLLSRSLILQLQPLAGPDIAAVIRRAIDDDRGLGGRVRVSDEAIDLLVQLSAGDARRALTALEVAAETGDEVTVGVIEQSLDRAAVRYDRDGDQHYDVVSAFIKSIRGSDVDAALHYLARMLVAGEDPRFLARRLMILASEDIGMADPSALQIAVAAAQTVQLIGMPEAQLTLAHATVHLATAPKSNAVTTALGAAMADIKAGKAGLVPAHLRDGHYSGASKLGNAIGYRYSHDDPDGVVAQQYPPDELVGVDYYRPTARGAEREISTRVDKLRAIIRRLR; encoded by the coding sequence GTGTCCGACAGCCTGTTCGACGTGCCCGGCTCGGAACCCGACCGCGGCACCGGTGACGGTCTCGGCGGCGGGTCGTCGTCACCGCTTGCGGTGCGGATGCGTCCGGCCACCCTCGACGAGGTCGTCGGTCAGCAGCATCTACTCAAGCCGAACTCGCCGTTGCGCCGGATGATCGAAGGGTCCGGCGCCGCGTCGGTCATCCTCTACGGCCCCCCGGGAACCGGGAAGACGACGCTCGCCTCACTGATCTCGCAGGCCACAGGGCGCCGATTCGAGGCGTTGTCGGCCCTCTCGGCCGGGGTCAAGGAGGTGCGCGCTGTGATCGACACGGCGCGGCAGGCCTCGATGCGCGGTGGGCAGACGGTGCTGTTCATCGACGAGGTGCACAGATTCTCCAAGACTCAGCAGGACGCTCTGCTGGCTGCGGTGGAGAACCGGGTGGTGCTGCTGGTGGCTGCGACGACCGAGAACCCGTCGTTCTCGGTGGTGGCTCCGCTGCTGAGTCGCTCGCTGATCCTGCAACTGCAGCCGCTGGCCGGCCCCGACATCGCGGCGGTGATCCGCCGCGCGATCGACGACGACCGTGGGTTGGGTGGCCGGGTGCGGGTCAGCGATGAGGCCATCGACCTGCTGGTGCAGTTGTCCGCCGGCGACGCGCGTCGGGCGCTGACCGCGCTCGAGGTGGCAGCGGAGACAGGCGATGAGGTGACCGTCGGAGTCATCGAGCAGTCACTCGACAGGGCGGCGGTGCGTTATGACCGCGACGGCGACCAGCACTACGACGTCGTCAGTGCGTTCATCAAGTCCATCCGCGGGTCCGATGTCGACGCGGCGCTGCACTACCTGGCGCGCATGCTGGTGGCGGGGGAGGACCCGCGGTTCCTTGCCCGCCGACTGATGATCCTCGCCAGCGAGGACATCGGGATGGCGGATCCGTCGGCGCTTCAGATCGCGGTCGCGGCGGCGCAGACGGTGCAGTTGATCGGAATGCCGGAGGCGCAACTGACGTTGGCGCACGCCACGGTGCACCTGGCGACAGCGCCGAAGTCCAATGCGGTCACCACCGCGTTGGGTGCCGCGATGGCCGACATCAAGGCCGGTAAGGCGGGGTTGGTGCCCGCACACCTGCGCGACGGACACTATTCGGGGGCCTCGAAACTGGGCAACGCGATCGGCTACCGGTATTCGCATGACGACCCCGATGGTGTTGTGGCCCAACAGTATCCACCTGATGAGTTGGTGGGCGTCGATTACTACCGGCCCACCGCCCGAGGTGCGGAGCGCGAGATCTCCACCCGGGTGGACAAGCTGCGCGCGATCATTCGCCGCCTGCGCTGA
- a CDS encoding DUF3097 domain-containing protein — MADRYGTDILADNPHRARRPRSTERPVEIGLVVEDVQTGFVGAVVRVEYGRMELEDRNGRTKPFPVGPGYLIDGKPVILTAPKKAAAAPAKTASGSVAVAGARAKVALASRIYVEGRHDAELVEQVWGEDLRIEGVVVEYLGGVDDLGAIVSDFRPGPGRRLGVLVDHLVTGSKEARIADAVRRGPGGDHTLVVGHPFIDIWEAVKPARIGVAAWPRVPKGEDWKHGVCARLGWKHRDQADIAAAWRQIRGRVRDWNDLEPALIGRVEELIDFVTQPSDS, encoded by the coding sequence GTGGCTGATCGATACGGCACCGACATACTTGCCGACAACCCGCACCGTGCCCGGCGACCGCGTTCCACCGAACGACCGGTGGAGATCGGCCTGGTCGTCGAGGACGTGCAGACCGGCTTCGTCGGTGCGGTGGTGCGTGTCGAGTACGGCCGGATGGAACTCGAGGACCGGAACGGCCGTACCAAACCGTTCCCGGTCGGGCCGGGATACCTGATCGACGGCAAACCCGTCATCCTCACGGCGCCGAAGAAGGCGGCAGCGGCCCCGGCCAAGACCGCGTCCGGTTCGGTCGCCGTGGCCGGTGCCCGCGCGAAGGTCGCGCTGGCCAGCCGGATCTACGTCGAGGGTCGCCACGACGCCGAACTGGTCGAGCAGGTGTGGGGTGAGGATCTGCGGATCGAGGGTGTGGTCGTCGAATACCTCGGCGGGGTCGACGATCTGGGCGCCATCGTCTCGGATTTCCGGCCCGGCCCCGGGCGCCGACTGGGAGTGCTCGTCGACCACCTGGTGACCGGTTCCAAGGAGGCCCGGATCGCCGATGCCGTACGCCGCGGGCCGGGCGGCGACCACACACTCGTCGTCGGGCATCCGTTCATCGACATCTGGGAAGCGGTGAAGCCCGCCCGGATCGGGGTTGCAGCATGGCCGAGGGTGCCCAAGGGCGAGGACTGGAAGCACGGGGTGTGCGCGCGTCTGGGTTGGAAGCATCGCGACCAGGCCGATATCGCCGCCGCGTGGCGGCAGATCCGCGGCCGCGTCCGCGACTGGAACGACCTCGAGCCGGCGCTCATCGGCCGGGTCGAGGAGTTGATCGACTTCGTCACGCAGCCGAGCGATTCCTGA
- a CDS encoding transglutaminase family protein, whose product MTAFPDGPTASGTSRCYEVTHRTVYRYSDVVTSSYGRGFLTPRDSARQRCLFHELVIEPEAADSSTSRDAYGNLSSYFHVTERHRKLSITSRSVVEVDSPPPDLYQGSSARAPWEIARPVGTDGALATELTLDLRQPEITDELRAYAAPSFTPGRALIEVLRDLTSRIYTDFTYRSGSTTVSTQVSEVLAAREGVCQDFARLAIACLRANGLAASYVSGYLATDPPPGKERMVGIDATHAWAAVWTPQNLWLGLDPTNDQMVDERYVTVGFGRDYADVPPLRGIIYTDSESSVINVAVDVAPYEGGVLNA is encoded by the coding sequence GTGACGGCGTTTCCGGATGGACCCACCGCCTCCGGCACGAGCCGGTGCTACGAGGTCACCCATCGAACCGTCTACCGCTACTCCGATGTGGTCACCAGCTCGTACGGCCGTGGCTTCCTGACCCCGCGGGACTCGGCACGCCAGCGGTGCCTGTTCCACGAGTTGGTGATCGAGCCGGAGGCCGCCGACAGTTCCACCAGTCGCGACGCCTACGGCAACCTCAGCTCGTACTTCCACGTCACCGAGCGACACCGCAAGCTCAGCATCACCAGCAGGTCGGTGGTCGAGGTGGATTCACCCCCGCCGGACCTCTACCAGGGTTCTTCGGCGCGGGCGCCGTGGGAGATCGCGCGACCGGTGGGCACCGACGGCGCCCTGGCCACCGAACTCACCCTCGATCTGCGGCAGCCGGAGATCACCGACGAACTGCGCGCGTACGCCGCCCCGAGCTTCACCCCCGGCCGGGCGCTGATCGAGGTGCTGCGCGATCTGACGTCGCGGATCTACACCGACTTCACCTACCGGTCGGGTTCGACGACGGTGTCCACTCAGGTGAGCGAGGTTTTGGCGGCGCGCGAAGGGGTATGTCAGGACTTCGCGCGGCTGGCGATCGCCTGTCTGCGCGCAAATGGTCTGGCCGCCAGCTATGTCTCCGGGTACCTGGCGACCGATCCCCCACCGGGGAAGGAACGTATGGTCGGCATCGACGCGACGCACGCCTGGGCAGCGGTGTGGACGCCGCAGAATCTGTGGCTGGGGCTGGATCCGACCAATGACCAGATGGTCGACGAGCGCTACGTGACGGTGGGTTTCGGCCGAGACTACGCGGACGTCCCACCGCTTCGTGGCATCATCTACACCGACTCGGAGAGCAGCGTCATCAACGTCGCCGTCGACGTCGCGCCCTATGAAGGGGGAGTGCTCAATGCGTGA
- the mltG gene encoding endolytic transglycosylase MltG: protein MADDWRSERAEPLAVGPPRRRLTRRDRIKEARVQRRRRVAAVTALVVLVVVVVGAVLLGSTMWNSLFGDSGGGDYAGDGINDVVIQVHPGDSTTAIGNTLQDQNVVATSQAFVDAASGNAAISAIQPGFYKVRTEIPAANAVNRLADPANRVGRLVIPEGRQLDDTRDVATDAVTDGIFTLISDASCVDLDGDRTCVAAQGLSDIAAAADPATLSVPAWATDAVVALGADHRRLEGLIAPGTWNIDPSAEPQEILATLISASTAQYEESGLLETATALNISPYEVLTVASLVQREALPQDFSKVARVIYNRLAEQRTLEFDSTVNYPLDLVEVATTDGDRGQATPWNTYVRPGLPATPICSPGQPALAAAEQPEPGDWLYFVTVDLQGTTLFTREYEQHLANIEVAIRNGVLDSAR from the coding sequence ATGGCTGACGATTGGCGTAGCGAACGAGCCGAACCGCTGGCGGTGGGCCCTCCGCGGCGCCGGCTGACCCGCCGGGACCGGATCAAGGAAGCGCGGGTCCAACGCAGGCGTCGTGTCGCCGCGGTGACGGCACTGGTCGTCCTGGTGGTCGTTGTGGTCGGTGCGGTCCTGCTCGGCTCCACGATGTGGAACTCGCTGTTCGGTGACTCCGGCGGTGGCGACTACGCCGGTGACGGCATCAACGATGTGGTGATCCAGGTGCACCCCGGGGACTCCACCACCGCGATCGGCAACACCCTCCAGGATCAGAACGTCGTGGCGACATCCCAGGCTTTTGTCGACGCGGCTTCGGGCAATGCGGCGATCTCGGCCATTCAGCCCGGCTTCTACAAGGTCCGCACGGAGATCCCCGCGGCCAATGCCGTCAACCGTCTGGCCGATCCGGCCAACCGGGTGGGTCGGCTGGTCATTCCCGAAGGTCGGCAGCTCGATGACACCCGCGATGTCGCCACCGACGCGGTCACCGACGGCATCTTCACCCTGATCTCCGACGCTTCGTGTGTGGACCTCGACGGTGACCGTACGTGTGTGGCGGCGCAAGGCCTCAGCGACATCGCCGCGGCGGCCGACCCGGCCACGCTGTCGGTCCCCGCCTGGGCGACAGACGCCGTCGTCGCGCTCGGTGCCGACCATCGCCGGTTGGAGGGTCTGATCGCGCCCGGCACCTGGAACATCGACCCGTCGGCGGAGCCGCAGGAGATCCTGGCCACGCTGATCTCGGCCAGCACCGCGCAGTACGAAGAGAGCGGCCTGCTGGAAACGGCGACGGCGCTGAACATATCGCCCTACGAGGTGCTGACGGTGGCGTCGCTGGTGCAGCGGGAAGCACTGCCCCAGGATTTCTCGAAAGTCGCCCGGGTGATCTACAACCGGTTGGCTGAGCAACGCACGCTGGAGTTCGACTCGACGGTGAACTATCCGCTGGATCTCGTCGAGGTGGCGACCACCGACGGCGACCGGGGGCAGGCCACGCCGTGGAACACCTATGTGCGGCCCGGGCTTCCCGCCACGCCGATCTGCTCACCGGGGCAACCTGCTCTCGCCGCGGCCGAGCAACCGGAACCGGGGGACTGGCTGTACTTCGTGACCGTGGATCTGCAGGGCACGACCTTGTTCACCCGGGAGTACGAACAGCATCTCGCGAACATCGAGGTGGCGATCCGCAACGGCGTGCTCGACTCCGCGCGATGA
- a CDS encoding SRPBCC family protein, which translates to MTNALDLVAPVDTLAMEFTREFDAPADAVFRAHAEPDLVKQWLGPHGLEMDISEWDFKSHGGYRYSHTDEHGTFGFNGTFHTVRQNEFILQTFEFDGAPDMVNIEYLWFEDLGGGRSRLRGRSICPNTEARDALLSSGMEGGMTEGYDKLDALLANPQVLRTE; encoded by the coding sequence ATGACAAACGCACTCGACCTGGTAGCACCCGTCGACACCCTCGCCATGGAATTCACCCGCGAGTTCGATGCGCCCGCCGACGCTGTGTTTCGCGCCCACGCCGAACCGGACCTGGTCAAGCAGTGGCTGGGCCCGCACGGTCTCGAGATGGACATCAGCGAGTGGGACTTCAAGAGCCATGGCGGCTACCGCTACTCCCACACCGACGAACACGGCACATTCGGGTTCAACGGCACGTTCCACACCGTGCGGCAGAACGAATTCATCCTGCAGACCTTCGAGTTCGACGGCGCGCCCGACATGGTGAACATCGAGTACCTGTGGTTCGAGGACCTCGGCGGGGGGCGTTCCCGGCTCCGCGGCCGATCGATCTGTCCCAACACCGAGGCCCGCGACGCACTGCTGTCGTCCGGGATGGAGGGCGGCATGACCGAGGGCTACGACAAGCTGGACGCGCTGCTGGCCAACCCCCAGGTGCTCAGAACGGAGTGA
- a CDS encoding GlsB/YeaQ/YmgE family stress response membrane protein, translating to MTITGIITAILIGTVVGILGRLVLPGKQPIGMLLTIGVGIVSAFIGTALARAMGVPTATSGVDWLELLVQVVVAAVGVALVAALMGRRRSGLMGRRRSGIMR from the coding sequence ATGACCATCACCGGCATCATCACCGCCATCCTCATCGGCACCGTCGTCGGCATTCTCGGGCGCCTCGTTCTCCCCGGCAAGCAGCCCATCGGCATGCTGCTGACCATCGGCGTGGGGATCGTGTCGGCCTTCATCGGCACCGCCCTGGCCCGCGCGATGGGCGTCCCCACCGCAACCAGCGGCGTCGACTGGCTCGAACTGCTCGTCCAGGTTGTCGTCGCCGCCGTCGGTGTGGCCCTCGTCGCCGCGCTCATGGGTCGTCGCCGGAGCGGACTCATGGGCCGTCGGCGGTCCGGAATCATGCGCTAG
- a CDS encoding secondary thiamine-phosphate synthase enzyme YjbQ, producing the protein MLDVDTSRRRIVDLTDAVRTFCASQGEGLCNVFVPHATAGVAIIETGAGSDDDFIEALQRLLPRDDRYRHAHGAPGHGADHVLPGLVSPSVTVPVGDGGPLLGTWQSIVLVDLNSDNPRRSVRLSFLKG; encoded by the coding sequence GTGCTCGATGTGGACACCTCCCGGCGCCGGATCGTCGATCTCACCGATGCTGTCCGGACGTTCTGCGCCTCGCAGGGCGAGGGTCTGTGCAACGTGTTCGTCCCGCATGCGACGGCCGGTGTGGCGATCATCGAAACCGGCGCCGGCTCCGATGACGACTTCATCGAAGCTCTGCAGCGCCTGCTGCCCCGCGACGACCGCTATCGCCACGCCCACGGGGCTCCCGGGCATGGAGCAGACCACGTACTCCCAGGGCTGGTGTCCCCGTCGGTCACGGTGCCGGTGGGCGACGGTGGGCCGTTGCTGGGCACCTGGCAGAGCATCGTGCTGGTGGATCTGAACAGCGACAACCCCCGACGCTCGGTCCGGTTGAGCTTCTTGAAGGGCTAG
- a CDS encoding metalloregulator ArsR/SmtB family transcription factor: MALADPVRRALIARLSRGPATVNELAAPFAITKQAVSKHIQVLEHAGLVTRSRDAQRRPVHLDAAALEHLTSWIDRYRLDTERNYRRLDGLLAALTEEKEKPR; encoded by the coding sequence ATGGCGCTCGCGGATCCCGTTCGTCGTGCGCTGATCGCGCGCCTGTCGCGGGGACCGGCAACCGTGAACGAGCTGGCTGCTCCGTTCGCCATCACCAAACAGGCGGTGTCCAAGCACATTCAGGTCCTCGAACACGCTGGTCTGGTCACGCGGAGCCGTGACGCCCAGCGTCGGCCCGTGCATCTCGATGCGGCCGCGCTCGAGCACCTGACGTCGTGGATCGATCGCTACCGCTTGGACACCGAACGCAACTACCGCCGGCTGGACGGCCTGCTGGCGGCGCTCACCGAAGAGAAGGAGAAACCCCGATGA
- the ruvX gene encoding Holliday junction resolvase RuvX, producing the protein MAHTDDPAREDRLPDKPGDPNSSADPGRGRRIGIDVGSVRIGVAVSDPDGILATPVETVARDRRSDRHLRRLVRLIDEHEAVEVVVGLPRTLADRAGTSARDAVELADLLAARISPKPVRLADERFTTVTAQRSLREAGVRAKGQRTMIDQVAAVGILQNWLDQRRAALTAHGEVGDG; encoded by the coding sequence GTGGCCCATACCGACGACCCCGCACGCGAGGACCGTCTGCCCGACAAGCCCGGGGACCCGAACTCGTCCGCGGACCCGGGGCGCGGTCGCCGGATCGGCATCGACGTCGGTAGCGTCCGCATCGGGGTCGCCGTCAGCGATCCCGACGGAATCCTCGCCACCCCGGTGGAGACGGTCGCGCGGGATCGTCGTTCGGACAGGCACCTACGACGGCTCGTGCGGTTGATCGACGAACACGAGGCGGTCGAGGTGGTGGTGGGGCTGCCCCGCACGCTGGCCGATCGTGCCGGAACGTCGGCCCGGGATGCCGTCGAGCTCGCCGACCTACTTGCAGCGCGGATATCGCCGAAACCTGTGCGGCTGGCCGATGAACGGTTCACCACCGTGACGGCACAGCGATCGCTGCGCGAGGCCGGGGTCCGCGCCAAAGGTCAACGCACGATGATCGATCAGGTTGCGGCGGTGGGGATTCTGCAGAACTGGCTGGACCAGCGGCGGGCGGCGCTGACCGCACACGGAGAGGTCGGGGATGGCTGA